Proteins from one Sulfolobales archaeon genomic window:
- a CDS encoding pyrimidine dimer DNA glycosylase/endonuclease V, with product MKLNLWSIHPRYLYDKALLGLWRTALIARDIIEGRASGYRIKPQLYRFINHPDPVRAINTYLYYIWLEGRERGYKFVDHRELRWKYIDREGRIRVPITDGQLAFEVWNYLRNVVTKKPSWLPAFRYVECFEPNPVFKVYPGPPDPWISISPDSINRMTKYFEFAWLKIPIRICGNIWDSEESFQSTATL from the coding sequence ATGAAGCTAAACCTCTGGAGCATACACCCGAGATATCTATATGATAAGGCCCTACTAGGCCTATGGAGAACAGCACTCATAGCTAGGGATATAATCGAGGGGAGGGCTAGTGGATATAGGATCAAGCCCCAGCTATATAGATTCATAAACCATCCAGACCCTGTGAGGGCGATAAATACATATCTATATTATATATGGTTGGAGGGCAGAGAGAGGGGCTATAAATTCGTCGATCATAGGGAGCTGAGGTGGAAATACATAGATAGAGAGGGAAGGATTAGGGTGCCGATAACAGATGGTCAGCTAGCATTCGAGGTGTGGAACTACCTCAGAAACGTTGTAACCAAGAAGCCCTCGTGGCTCCCAGCGTTCCGCTATGTAGAGTGCTTCGAGCCAAACCCAGTCTTCAAGGTATATCCAGGACCCCCTGATCCGTGGATAAGCATATCCCCAGACTCTATAAACCGCATGACCAAATACTTCGAATTCGCATGGCTTAAAATACCTATAAGGATCTGCGGGAATATATGGGATAGCGAGGAGAGCTTCCAATCCACTGCGACACTCTAG